The following proteins come from a genomic window of Anopheles ziemanni chromosome 3, idAnoZiCoDA_A2_x.2, whole genome shotgun sequence:
- the LOC131289111 gene encoding NADP-dependent malic enzyme: protein MQARSVILNAKQTVDALRTLVVTASPKKSLTKAATSAAVQAIQTRDYHEVTGDIIVPSMVQGIDHLRDPRLNKGLAFTLEERQILGIHGLQPARFKSQEEQLELCRISISRYQEDLNRYLYLVDLQDRNERLFFRLISEDVEKMMPIVYTPTVGLACQKFGLIYRRPRGLFVTINDRGHVFDVLRNWPEPDVRAIVVTDGERILGLGDLGACGMGIPVGKLALYTALAGIPPHQCLPIVIDVGTNNKDLLEDPLYIGLRHKRVQGKEYDDFIDEFMQAVVKRYGQNTLIQFEDFGNHNAFRFLDKYRNTYCTFNDDIQGTASVAVAGLLASKRLTGKRISENTFLFLGAGEAAVGIADLVVKAMQAEGTELQAARDKIWMFDIDGLLAKGRPEGRLGGHKAYYAKDHAVMKNFADVVKEVKPSVLIGASAVGGAFTPEILQTMGKHNDKPIIFALSNPTSKAECTAQAAYDNTEGRCIFASGSPFPPVKYGGKTFITGQGNNAYIFPGVALGVIVTGTHHIPEDMFLIASQVVADHVSEDDLEKGSLYPPLGAIKECSMQIAVGVTNYAYQKGLASTYPEPEDKEAYIKSHLYDYNYASAMPVTWPWPKQEEATKTREIKPTKLQA from the exons ATGCAGGCCCGTAGCGTTAT ACTAAATGCTAAACAGACCGTGGACGCGCTGCGCACCCTGGTAGTGACCGCGTCGCCAAAGAAATCGCTTACCAAAGCCGCCACGTCGGCCGCCGTGCAGGCTATCCAGACGCGCGACTATCATGAGGTGACGGGCGACATTATCGTGCCCTCGATGGTGCAGGGTATCGATCATCTGCGCGATCCGCGTCTAAACAAGGGCCTTGCGTTTACGCTGGAGGAGCGCCAGATCCTCGGAATCCATGGGCTGCAACCGGCCCGGTTCAAGTCGCAGGAGGAGCAGCTGGAGCTCTGCCGTATCTCGATCTCACGCTATCAGGAGGACCTGAACAGGTACCTATACCTGGTGGACCTGCAGGACCGTAACGAGCGGTTATTCTTCCGCTTGATCTCGGAAGACGTGGAAAAGATGATGCCGATCGTGTACACGCCCACGGTGGGCTTGGCGTGTCAGAAGTTTGGCCTTATCTACCGCCGCCCGCGTGGTTTATTCGTGACGATCAACGACCGTGGGCACGTGTTCGATGTGCTGCGCAACTGGCCGGAGCCGGACGTGCGCGCGATCGTCGTGACGGACGGTGAGCGCATTCTCGGATTGGGCGATCTCGGTGCGTGCGGTATGGGCATTCCGGTCGGTAAGCTGGCACTGTACACGGCCCTCGCCGGCATTCCGCCGCACCAGTGTCTCCCGATCGTGATCGATGTGGGCACGAACAACAAGGATCTGCTGGAGGATCCGCTCTACATCGGGCTGCGACACAAGCGCGTCCAGGGCAAGGAGTACGACGACTTCATCGACGAGTTCATGCAGGCCGTTGTGAAGCGGTACGGTCAGAACACGCTCATCCAGTTCGAGGACTTTGGCAACCACAACGCGTTCCGCTTCCTGGACAAGTACCGCAACACGTACTGCACGTTCAACGACGACATCCAAGGTACGGCTTCGGTAGCGGTAGCTGGACTGCTCGCTTCGAAGCGGCTCACCGGCAAGCGTATCTCGGAAAACACGTTCCTGTTCCTGGGCGCGGGCGAGGCTGCCGTCGGCATTGCCGATCTGGTGGTGAAGGCGATGCAGGCCGAAGGTACGGAACTGCAGGCAGCACGCGATAAGATCTGGATGTTCGACATCGACGGTCTGCTGGCCAAGGGTAGGCCCGAGGGACGGCTCGGCGGTCACAAGGCGTACTATGCCAAAGACCACGCGGTTATGAAGAACTTTGCCGACGTGGTGAAGGAGGTGAAACCGTCCGTGCTGATCGGGGCGTCCGCGGTCGGTGGCGCATTTACGCCGGAAATTTTGCAAACGATGGGCAAGCACAACGATAAGCCCATCATTTTCGCCCTATCCAATCCTACCTCCAAGGCGGAGTGTACAGCTCAGGCGGCGTATGATAATACAGAG GGACGTTGCATTTTCGCTTCCGGATCTCCGTTCCCGCCGGTCAAGTACGGTGGAAAAACGTTCATCACTGGCCAGGGCAACAACGCGTACATCTTCCCCGGTGTAGCCCTCGGTGTCATCGTAACCGGCACGCATCACATCCCGGAGGACATGTTCCTTATTGCCTCGCAGGTCGTCGCGGACCACGTTTCGGAGGATGATCTGGAGAAGGGTTCGCTCTACCCACCGCTCGGTGCCATCAAGGAGTGCTCGATGCAAATCGCCGTCGGTGTGACCAACTACGCGTACCAGAAGG GGCTTGCATCGACGTATCCGGAACCCGAGGATAAGGAAGCATACATTAAGTCGCACCTATACGACTACAACTACGCCAGTGCCATGCCCGTCACATGGCCGTGGCCGAAGCAGGAAGAGGCAACGAAAACGCGAGAGATCAAGCCAACCAAGCTACAGGCGTAA
- the LOC131287254 gene encoding uridine diphosphate glucose pyrophosphatase NUDT14-like, translating into MNNITDIHYGPLPADSPYVKPFRFHYTQNGKQKSWDLLKVHDSVSIVIYNVTRKKLVFVKQFRPAVYHGIISSDGVQPGSIDMTKYPPEIAVTLELCAGIIDKPISTIEIAREEVLEECGYDIPVERIEHIMRYRSGVGTSGSEQTLFYAEVTDADKVSSAGGGVDDEIIDVVEYDLAEARKLTEKGTVITSPPSFLFGVLWFLTNRAPKS; encoded by the exons ATGAACAACATAACCGACATCCACTACGGTCCTCTGCCGGCCGATTCGCCGTACGTTAAACCATTCCGCTTTCATTACACGCAAAACGGCAAACAAAAGTCCTGGGACCTGCTGAAGGTACACGATTCGGTGTCGATCGTCATCTACAATGTGACCCgcaaaaagttggttttcgtaAAGCAGTTCCGACCGG CCGTGTACCATGGCATCATCAGCAGTGACGGTGTGCAGCCGGGCAGCATCGATATGACCAAGTATCCGCCGGAAATTGCCGTCACGTTGGAGCTGTGCGCGGGCATTATTGATAAGCCGATCTCCACGATCGAGATCGCCCGCGAGGAGGTGCTGGAAGAGTGTGGTTACGACATTCCGGTCGAGCGCATCGAGCATATCATGCGCTACCGGTCGGGGGTCGGTACGTCCGGGTCCGAGCAGACGTTGTTCTACGCGGAGGTAACGGACGCGGACAAGGTTTCCTCGGCTGGTGGGGGCGTGGACGATGAGATTATAGATGTGGTCGAGTACGACCTCGCGGAAGCAAGGAAGCTGACGGAAAAGGGCACGGTCATCACCAGCCCTCCGTCGTTCCTGTTCGGCGTGTTGTGGTTCCTGACGAATCGTGCCCCAAAGAGCTGA
- the LOC131286576 gene encoding synaptic vesicle glycoprotein 2B-like yields the protein MAPSAVSMVFTVDGGKQANAAEKGHKPPDDGHSFDEALELAGFGRVQIVLSILSGLGMMASINEAMGMSIILPASQCDLDLDAGEKGIVGGAVFLGTMCSSYFWGYLADTRGRQIILKYALFATSFFGAVSLVANDFVSLLVLRFLTGVCVAAPASTVYAYLGEFTTPSKRSQMLSFASVWGGVGIVYVSLAGWWILSYDWVILIAGTFEFKPWRLLFIINTLPAFLNGIAFCFCPESPKFLLSRGRNEEALEVLRMVYRINKRTTNTDGFAVTSLKLDPEDVLAQEQNDTKETGLLRSMVQQTVPILKLPYLIYFIICCVHNIGAFAIYGGLGLWFPDIMNQIYSHGSSGEAQKVCDILQRNQTAESSFVAELELCDDEVKFETFLYTLILGVFGVIYALVTSAVLGRIDQKVMMVFNCTVAGICGIALQFISNAYAVAILFCLEIVFAGYCVLLVNANVVHIFPTNVRAMAVALTNMTGRLSCFVASAVIGLLMIQNCPVTFYMLSGLLFLCAGLTFLLPKK from the exons ATGGCTCCATCGGCAGTGAGCATGGTGTTTACGGTGGACGGTGGGAAGCAGGCGAACGCGGCCGAAAAAGGACACAAACCGCCGGATGATGGGCATAGCTTCGATGAGGCGCTCGAGTTGGCCGGTTTCGGCCGGGTACAGATTGTCCTGTCGATCCTGTCCGGGCTCGGCATGATGGCATCGATCAACGAGGCCATGGGCATGAGTATCATACTGCCCGCGTCCCAGTGTGATCTAGATCTGGACGCGGGCGAGAAGGGAATTGTCGGTGGAGCCGTGTTTCTCG GTACGATGTGTTCGTCCTACTTCTGGGGCTATCTGGCCGACACGCGGGGGCGACAAATCATCCTCAAGTACGCACTGTTTGCGACCTCCTTCTTCGGGGCGGTCTCCCTGGTGGCGAACGACTTCGTGTCGCTGCTGGTGCTCCGGTTCCTCACCGGGGTGTGTGTGGCCGCACCGGCTTCGACGGTGTACGCGTACTTGGGCGAATTTACCACGCCGAGCAAGCGCAGTCAAATGCTCTCGTTTGCCTCGGTTTGGGGTGGCGTCGGAATCGTCTATGTTTCAT TGGCCGGTTGGTGGATTCTTTCGTACGACTGGGTGATCCTGATTGCCGGTACGTTCGAATTCAAACCGTGGCGCCTGCTGTTCATCATCAACACGCTGCCTGCGTTTTTGAACGGAATCGCGTTCTGCTTCTGCCCGGAGAGTCCCAAGTTCCTGCTGTCGCGAGGTCGCAACGAGGAagctttggaggtgcttcgcaTGGTGTACAGGATAAATAAACGAACCACCAACACCGATGGGTTTGCTGTGACTTCGCTCAAACTCGACCCCGAGGATGTGCTAGCGCAAGAACAGAACGATACAAAGGAAACCGGATTGTTACGATCAATGGTTCAACAAACGGTGCCAATACTAAAACTTCCTTACCTGATCTACTTTATCATCTGCTGTGTGCACAACATCGGAGCGTTTGCTAT CTATGGTGGGCTCGGCCTGTGGTTTCCCGACATCATGAACCAAATCTACTCGCACGGATCCTCCGGTGAGGCACAGAAGGTTTGCGacattctgcagcggaaccaaACCGCCGAATCGTCGTTCGTGGCCGAGCTCGAACTCTGTGACGACGAGGTCAAGTTCGAGACGTTCCTCTACACGCTGATATTGGGCGTGTTCGGTGTGATATACGCTCTGGTCACTTCGGCCGTGCTGGGTCGAATCGATCAGAAGGTCATGATGGTGTTCAACTGCACCGTAGCCGGTATCTGCGGCATCGCGCTACAGTTCATCAGCAACGCGTACGCCGTGGCCATTCTGTTCTGCCTCGAGATCGTATTCGCTGGCTACTGTGTCCTGCTGGTGAACGCAAACGTGGTACACATATTCCCCACGAACGTTAG GGCGATGGCAGTTGCGCTGACGAATATGACAGGGCGATTAAGTTGTTTTGTGGCCAGTGCAGTGATTGGACTGCTCATGATTCAAAACTGTCCAGTCACATTCTACATGCTGTCCGGGTTGCTGTTTCTATGTGCGGGGCTAACGTTTTTATTGCCAAAAAAGTAA